The genomic region GTAACGCATAGCATTGTTGATATATTTTGTCGGGAATAGATGCCTTTTTTTATGGAAACACTTTACTGATTTGTTGTTTTTATCTGCGCGGGGTTGATCCTGGCTGAACCGGTTATTCGTACCGGATGGCGGTGAGGACGGGGACCCTGCGTGCTCTCAGGGCGGGGAGGAGGCTGGCTACGGTCACGATGATCCCGGCATAGAGGGCGATCCCGAGGATATGAATCCAGGTGGGGGAAATGGGAATCGAATCCACGCCGTAGACTTCTGAAAGGGCTCCCGTGAAGTGAAGGATCGGCGTGGCGTTGATGAGAATTCCCAGCGAGGCTCCCAGGAAGAGCCCGAAGAGAATCCCGAAAATGCCGACGACCAGGCCATAGATGAAAAATACACCGGTTACCTGGCGGGTCGTAAACCCCAGGGCACGGAGAATTCCGACCGTTTTTCTTCTTTCTTCCGTATCCATGAGGAGGCGGGCCAGAAGGAAGAGTCCGGCTACGGCAGTAATCAGCCCCAGGACGACGGCCATGATCCATTCCTGAAATTTCAAGGTGCCGAAAAGGTCCCGGTTGGCTTCCTCAAGGGTGATCAGGCTGGCTTCACGGGGTAGATGAGCGCGGATATCCTGAAGGAGCTGAGGGTCACCGAGACCCTTCACGGGATAGATCTCGAAGGTCTTTCGCGTGGTGAGACCTTCCATCCCGGCCAGGGGAAGAAAGGCCCATCCATCGTCCAGAGACGTCATGCCAAAGGTGCGGATTTCTGAAACGGTAAAGGTCTTTACCCTGGGAAGGCCGGATGTGGACTGCACGACGAGACGGACACACCCTCCTCTCTCCGTGCCCAGAGACCGCGCGGCTCCCGATCCCAGGATGAGCCCCTGTTCATCCTCCGAAGCCTTGATGGAGAGAAATTGTCCGGTGGATGCCGTGCAGGCGAGAAAAAGTCCCTGGCTGTATTGCACTTCCCGGATCTCGACCCGCTTTTCAATGTGCGACGGCAGATCCAGGCGTGGAGCATCGAGAATGACCTGGTAGGGTGCGAAGGTCATCCGGAGAATTCGTTCCAGCTGTCCCCTGTATCCATCCATGATGCCGAGGGTCACGTAGAGAACGGCTACGCCGAGCGCGATACCGGAAACGGAAAGGAGGACGCGGGACTGGATTTTTTTCCCACGGAGCAATAAGCGACTTGCTATGAAGAAGTACATCGACACGTGAGGTATAATGTACCATGAAAGGAGGCGTTATGAAGCAGTTGACACTGCTTGTGCTGGTCTTTTTCTTCTGCGTGTCCCTCTTCGGTTATGTGGTCTATCTGAAGGATGGTTCGACCTACATGGCCCGGGAAAAGTACATGGTGGAGGGAGATTACGCCATCATCACTCTGCAGAACGGCAGTGTGATCAAGGTGAAGATGAATCTGATCGACGTGAAAAAGACCGACGATTATAACGCGAAGGGTCTCACATCCGGTGAGGTCATCGAACTGGGGACATCCGGTTCCTCCTCGACCACGACAGACAAGCCCCGCGTGTCACCCTTGAGCGATCTGGCAAAGAGGAAACCCGCCAAGGACATGTTCGGTTCCGGATCCTCCGATTCCGTGGATATCCGGGAGGGCTCGGGACAGGCCGAAGGTTCCAAAGTTCCCTTCCGCGATGAAGGGATCAGCCGGTCTTTTGTGGTTCTTTTCGAAAACCAGAACCTCTTCCAGTACCGGATCTACCAGGGACGAAAGTCCACCAGCATGCGGGTGGAGATGACCACGGACAATGAAAACGAAGTTTTTCGAACGGTCTCCTCGGTGGCGAAAAAGCTGAACGAATATGTCAAAACCAGCAACAAAAAGCTCGATCAGGTCGAACTCTTCATGGCCACAAGCGCGGGTGCACCGGCCGGCCGGTTTATCATTACCCCGGAAAGTGCGTCGGAGCTCGCAAATGGAAAGGTTACTGTCGAAGCCTTCTTCGTTCAGAACGTCATTTTTTAATGCGGATTCTCTTTAAGGCCACCCTCCCCATGGCGTGGCATGAGGTCAGTCCCGGACTTCCGACCTGTGCCGCCATCGTCCACAATTTGTCCCTTCAGGGCTTATGGGGCGTCTGTCTGACGATGAATGACCGCCTCCAGGAGGAGACCGGCCTGATCCGTCAGCTGGCTCCGGTCCATATCAACTACATGGTGAATGCCATACCCGAGCAGATCCGTTCCGCCCTCGACGGGAAGCCCGATTCTGTGACCATCTGGAACGACAAGCGGGAAGATCGATGCTACGACCCTCAGCTCTTCGCACGTCAGCTGGACGATGCGGTACAGCCTCTGAAGCTGGAACGTACGCGGGTCCGTCTCTATATCGAACCGGAGCCCGATCTGGTGAAAGAGACGCACCGCCAGGGAATCGGAAGCATCTTTCTCCATTTCACAAAGGATACGGACAAAATCACCCGATCGATTCAGACGGGTCAGAAGCTGGGTATGTCCATCTACATCGCCGGGATTGAGGACTGGGAATCTCTCCACATCATCAGCCGGTTCGATTCCCTGACCGGTATCGTCCTGGATGTTTCGATTCTGCGCTATATCATGGAACTGGGTTCACGGGAGGCGCTTTCTTCTTTGACTGCCGTCTTTCCCTGGATGGGAGCCTGATTCCTGTCTACTCGCAGTAGGGATCAAGGGTCGCCGTAAGACTGCCCAGGGCGGCCGAAAACTTCATTTTCAACGGCACATGAGCCTCCGATGTGGAAAACCATATCGTCATGTCGGCATCCCTGTCCCGGGATGGATCGATGGCCCGTGGCTCCACGCGCAGGGCCCGGACTTCTCTCCCTGCGATGGAGATCTTTTCCGGAACCGCCCGGCTCACCAGAATTTCATAGGATTTTCCTCGATCGTGAACGGTGAGCTTGCGAGGGAGGCGGTCCAGAGAGGCCCGTAGGACGTAGATGGACGCCAGGGTATCAACCGCTCCTGCAGGGAGGGGATAGAACTTTCCCCGGGACCAGCTGACCCCCTCTTCCCACCAGAAAAAGGTGGTCGTAATTTCATTTTTCTTCTTTTCACGGATGTGCTTCACAAAGAGCAGGGAACGCTCCTCTTTGACATCCAGGTAGGAGAGAAAGACATCCTCCATGGGAAAGATGGCCTTTACGAATCCCGTGCTCCAGGTCTTTTGTTCGATCAGGACGTTGTCTCCCAGGTTTTCTGTCCTGAGGATCATCTCCCCGGCTTTGATTCCGGACCACCGGACTTCGTAGTGCAGAGATTCACCCGATGTAAAGGGAGCCTGAATGAGTCCCAGGATCAGGAGCAGTGACGGGAGACCCAGTTGTCCACCTCCTCAAGGTCGGGTGTTCGGTCCGTGTAGATCAGGGATGGGGAAAAGTAGGGGCCGTTTCGATCCGGGTGCCACCGGGTAAAGGTACCCATGACCGGGATTCCCAGCTGATCGGCGAGGTGGGTCGGCCCGGTATCGCCTCCCAGGTAGAGGCGGCATCGTGTCAGGATTGCAGCCAGTTCACCGAAGGAGAGGACGGGAAGCACAAATGCGGAGGGAAGGGCGCGGACCCAGGGTGAGAGGCGATCTTCTTCTCCGGGACCACAGCTCAGGACCACGGACCATTTTCGTTTGAGAAACCGAAGGAGGATAGGGGACCATTCTTCTTCCCGCAGATCCTTTTCCGGATCGGATGTTGTGGGGTGGACCAGCAGGCAGGGGTGGGTAAGGGATGGCAGGACTTCGTCCACGGCGGGAGTGTGAACCACAAGGTCGGTAGCCCGGTATTCCGGGGAGATCGTGATGGAAGACCCCAGGGCTGCCGACAGAAGGAAGGCGTGGCGATCCATGATATGGGTCCGGCCTGTGGTCACCCTTCTCTGGTACGCGATGGACGCCATGGGTTCCCGGGCTTCGGACCAGCTGTATCCGACCCGGAGCCAGGCCCCGCATCGCAGAGAGAGCCAGGCCGTCCGCATCAGACCCTGGGCGTCGACGACGATATCGGTGTCCCCCGGGGGGCTTGAAACGAGCCGATCCAGAAAGGAGACCCGTTCAAAGACGGAATGGTATCCGGGGCGGGTGAGAAGGGTTATGTGCACTTTCGGGTGCGTCGATTTCAGAGCCTGAAGTGCCGGAAGGATGTGAAGAATGTCCCCAAAGGCTGAGGTGCGAAGGACGAGAAGGTTCAAGGTCTCTTCCAGGTCTTCAGGATATCGGTGGTCGAATGGTCCTTCGGATCGCCCACGATCAGCACCCTTCCCCCGATCGATTCCATAACCTCGCGTTCCGGTACGTTCTCCTCGGTGTAATCGGTGCCTTTGCACTGGATATGGGGTCTCAGCTCCAGGATCAGCTCGCGGGGTGAATCTTCCTCGAAGGGGATCAGAAAGTCCACGGGCTCCAGGTGGGACAGGACTTCCATTCTCTCCATCAGGGGCATGACCGGACGCCCTTCCCCTTTGAGACGGCGAACCGATTCATCGGAATTCATACCCACGACGAGCACATCACCCGCAGCGCGTGCCGCGGCAAGATAACGGATATGGCCTACATGAAGCACGTCGAAACAGCCGTTGGCAAAGACGATCGTCAGGTTTTGATTTCGGAGACGGGCTCCCAGGTTTGTGGCCTCGCTACGATCCAGAATTTCAGCCGGCATGGATTCCCAGGGCCTTCCGTATTTCCGCGGGAGTGCAGACCGCCGTGCCAAGCTTCATGACGACGATTCCTCCTGCAATGTTGGCGAGGGTTGCGGCTTCCAGGGGAGTCGCTCCTGATGCCATGGCTGCAGCGAAGGCGGCCAGGACGGTATCGCCCGCCCCGGTCACATCGGCCGGTTGATCACTTCCGAAAACGGGGATGGCAAGGTTCAGGCCGTCCACGGAGAGGACCATGCCTTCGGAGCCCCGGGTCAGGAGAACGACCGCTGCTTCCAGTCGCCCGCGAATCTCTTCCGCTCCCTCCAGGGCTTCTTCCGGGGTGCGGAATTCCCTTCCCAGGAAGGCGCAGGCCTCTTCTTCGTTCGGTGTCACGGCAAAGACCCCGGGGAACTGGGCGAGGCGATACCGGGAGTCCACAATGACTCGAATGCCCCGATCTCTCAATTTCAGGATGGCATCGGGGCAGACCGTGTTGTAGCCGTAGTCGGAGACAGCGAGCAGGTCTCCCTCGGACAGGGCGGGGAGGGTGACCGTTCCACTTTCAAAGCTCCGTTCCATATCCATCCGGACCACCTGCTGTTTGACCCCCGAACGGGGGCCGGCCAGGATTCGCATCTTGGTCAGGGTTTCCGCATCGGACAGGACCCGGAGGTGGGAGAGGTCCATGCCGTGGTCTCCAAAGGTGTCCAGGAGAAAACGGCCCGGCGGATCGTCGCCTATGATGCCGGCGGGAACCGGTTTCGCTCCCAGGGCCTGCAGGTTGGATATCGTATTGGCCCCTCCGCCGGGAACCATCCAGTCCCGGTCAAAGGAAAGGATAAGAACGGGAGCTTCGCGGGATATCCTTTTCGGCACACCGTAGAGATACCGGTCGACGACAAGGTCGGCCAGTACGGGAATGGACCGTCCCTTTATCGCCGAAAGAATGGTGGAAAGCCTCTCCGGGGTCGGTGCAGTGTGCATGGCGTTATTGTAACACCGGGGAGACCTCGCCGGCATGGAGAACCGCCCCGATTTCCATGTGTGCGGTTTCGGGAAACTGGTCAAAGAGCTCCACGGTATGAAGAACATAATGGCCGGGTGTCACCAGCTGTTTCAGGTCACGTACGAGAGTTGCCGCATCACAGCTGAAGAGGATCAGCGTGGTCGCCTTGAGAGCGAGAATGGCCTCCAAAACGGCAGGGTCCAGACCTTCCCGGGGCGGATCGGCCAACAGAAGATCAACCGGACCGTTCCACGAAGATAGAAAGGTTTCCACGGAGTCTTCTTCAACGTGGATATGGTTTCGTCCCCCGGAGTTGAA from Thermoanaerobaculia bacterium harbors:
- a CDS encoding FtsX-like permease family protein encodes the protein MYFFIASRLLLRGKKIQSRVLLSVSGIALGVAVLYVTLGIMDGYRGQLERILRMTFAPYQVILDAPRLDLPSHIEKRVEIREVQYSQGLFLACTASTGQFLSIKASEDEQGLILGSGAARSLGTERGGCVRLVVQSTSGLPRVKTFTVSEIRTFGMTSLDDGWAFLPLAGMEGLTTRKTFEIYPVKGLGDPQLLQDIRAHLPREASLITLEEANRDLFGTLKFQEWIMAVVLGLITAVAGLFLLARLLMDTEERRKTVGILRALGFTTRQVTGVFFIYGLVVGIFGILFGLFLGASLGILINATPILHFTGALSEVYGVDSIPISPTWIHILGIALYAGIIVTVASLLPALRARRVPVLTAIRYE
- a CDS encoding DUF3108 domain-containing protein — encoded protein: MQAPFTSGESLHYEVRWSGIKAGEMILRTENLGDNVLIEQKTWSTGFVKAIFPMEDVFLSYLDVKEERSLLFVKHIREKKKNEITTTFFWWEEGVSWSRGKFYPLPAGAVDTLASIYVLRASLDRLPRKLTVHDRGKSYEILVSRAVPEKISIAGREVRALRVEPRAIDPSRDRDADMTIWFSTSEAHVPLKMKFSAALGSLTATLDPYCE
- a CDS encoding glycosyltransferase family 9 protein; the protein is MNLLVLRTSAFGDILHILPALQALKSTHPKVHITLLTRPGYHSVFERVSFLDRLVSSPPGDTDIVVDAQGLMRTAWLSLRCGAWLRVGYSWSEAREPMASIAYQRRVTTGRTHIMDRHAFLLSAALGSSITISPEYRATDLVVHTPAVDEVLPSLTHPCLLVHPTTSDPEKDLREEEWSPILLRFLKRKWSVVLSCGPGEEDRLSPWVRALPSAFVLPVLSFGELAAILTRCRLYLGGDTGPTHLADQLGIPVMGTFTRWHPDRNGPYFSPSLIYTDRTPDLEEVDNWVSRHCS
- a CDS encoding adenylyltransferase/cytidyltransferase family protein — translated: MPAEILDRSEATNLGARLRNQNLTIVFANGCFDVLHVGHIRYLAAARAAGDVLVVGMNSDESVRRLKGEGRPVMPLMERMEVLSHLEPVDFLIPFEEDSPRELILELRPHIQCKGTDYTEENVPEREVMESIGGRVLIVGDPKDHSTTDILKTWKRP
- a CDS encoding PfkB family carbohydrate kinase — translated: MHTAPTPERLSTILSAIKGRSIPVLADLVVDRYLYGVPKRISREAPVLILSFDRDWMVPGGGANTISNLQALGAKPVPAGIIGDDPPGRFLLDTFGDHGMDLSHLRVLSDAETLTKMRILAGPRSGVKQQVVRMDMERSFESGTVTLPALSEGDLLAVSDYGYNTVCPDAILKLRDRGIRVIVDSRYRLAQFPGVFAVTPNEEEACAFLGREFRTPEEALEGAEEIRGRLEAAVVLLTRGSEGMVLSVDGLNLAIPVFGSDQPADVTGAGDTVLAAFAAAMASGATPLEAATLANIAGGIVVMKLGTAVCTPAEIRKALGIHAG